TCTGCACCGGTAACCGAACCGGACCGATCATCACCTCCAATGCCGATCGCTACCGACGATCTGCTACTGTTAGGATCGGAACCGGACACTTTACACCCGTAGCCACCGGCCACACCGTAAACGCAACCCTTCGGTGGCATCGTAGAGTCGAGCGTTCGCTTTACCATCTCGAGAATGCGTGCGGAATCGAGCGATGAACATTCCTGCGGTAGCGGCAGTTCGTAACATTCGTCCGAACTTTTCGCACCATCGCACAGCGAATCCGGGCTGAGTCTAGCACCGTCCTGCTCGGAATTGGAGTCCGCACTCTTGAAACCCGAGCTTGCAGCGGACGGTTCCTGGCTCGGGGACAGATTCGAATGGTTCGAATCGTTACTCAAACTATCGTCACTAAACCCGAGCGACTTATCGCTACCGCGCCGCACATAAGACTCACTAATGTCGGACGTATCGAGCTTGGCCGAGGTTGTTGTTGCGCTAGAATTGTTCTCCGTGTCGAGGCTTGCCTTCCGGCCAACGCCACGCGTTATCGAAGGCATATCGCTCGTCGGTTCCGTAATGAGTAGACCGGAAAATCCCAACCCGCTCGTCGTCGCACTGCTACCCGTCGGACAGTTGAGTGAATCGTCACTATCGCCATGGCTCGAGTCGGACAACGCGACCAGCGTTATTTCACTGCCCTGCACATCGGTCAAGCAGATCTGCGGATGCGTATGCTGGAAGCTAAGATCTTCCGGCGAACCGTTCGCCGAATGGCTCTTAAACGGTGCACCCGCAACCGTGGTCGTCGCCGTCGAGTGTTCTTCCTGGATGATGCACAGATTGTTGGGCGAAGTGGGCGGTGTCGCGGAGATGCGCATGGTttgtggtggtggcggtggcaaCAGACCGTAATTTTTCGGATCGAAATAGTTGACCGGTGTGGTAGCGCCCGAGTAACAGCCCGCCACTATTCGGCCGGTAAAATCAATCTCCACACTGTTCACGATGTCCATGCTTAGATCGAGCGGTTCATTGCAGGCAACGGATGGGAACGGTGTCACCGCCGAGGATGTCCCGCGGGTGATGGAACCACCCGCCATTGTGATACTTCCCActgctcctcctcctcctggtgttcctcctcctcctcctccggCTGCTATTCCTCCACTACTGCTGCCGCCTCCACCGCCCGTATTTAATGTGCTGAGGCCACGAGTAATTTGATGCATCGGTGATGCGGCACCACCACTGGCCGTTCCCGCGCTCGTGCTACCGGCGCCCATCGTCCCGCTACAACCGCTCACGATTGAAGCGGGCGGCCCGGGCAGGATCGGTGAAGAGCAACCGCTAGCGTAGTAAACCGGCGAAGGACATccactgttgctgttgctaccCGCATACTCCAAACCGGACAAATGGCACATTCCCGTACTAGACGCATTCATCGTCGACATTCCGCCCGGTGCCATCAGGTTCGGGAATCCGTACGGATTGCCGTACGGACCAAAGGTTGTACCGACGCCCGCACCACCGGCAATGTAGCTCGGTTGCATACCACCCATCGGGAAACCGGTAGGCCGACCGGGAACGGGATAACCGGACCCGgcggcaccaccaccaccatgccGAAGTGTCGCATTCAACGGTGAAACACTTTGGCTGTGTTGAAGCTGTAGCAGATTCATGCCCACATCCAGCGTTCCACCCATAATACCCGTACCACCCGTACCACCACCTCCCACCGTACCGCCCGTTGTTCCGCTCCGAACCAGCCCGAGCTGGTGACCAACTTCGTACGGCATTGTGCGCGTATTCAGAATGCTGTTGGCCGTTTCGATCTGCAGTCGGTTCTCTTGCACCAGCTTCTCTAGCCCCGGTACGAGCGAAAGTAGCACATCGTGCGGAACGGTTATGTCCGGGTAGGTTGTCCGATCGTCCATAAACGCTTTACAGTGCATCGGCGACCCAGGCAAGCTGACGGAGTTATCTGCCAGGGGTGGGCTGGGCGTGATCAGCAGATTGTTGCGCTGCTGCGATGCCGCTATTGCTGCGGCGTGCAAACCTTTCTGCAGCTGTTGACACTCCTGGAACGGGCCCTGGAACTGGGACGTTATGCGCGAACCTTCTGACGCACGGCGCACCGGACTGTAGCGACCTGCAACATAAAGGGTAGCGTGTTAAATACTTCGCTCGTTTCTAATACACTTATAGACGGCGTGTTTAAAACGAATGGTAAGCGAAATTAGGTTTATGGGATGAGGTGTACTATACCACACAGACTACGAGCGCATTTTGCTGGAAAGCGTTCAACACAATTCTATCTACACCAAACACCTATACGATCTAGCGCTACGGCCACTTTAACAGGCATGATGTGACGAATGTTTGAAAGTATTATGAGCATGAAAAGCGGCGAAAACAAACGCTTATTTAATGTGTGTTAATGTGAGGCAAATGTTGTGATTGctgtccgaaaaaaaaacaaactcctgTATGGTTTCCCAAATCGGTTCCCATTCGGTAATGGTTGGGTTAATTGGCGAATATTCAGATGCATCCTTATCATTGTTCCGTGATTCCATTTGCCCGCGTGTACGATCGCTCGCTGCCGGCGAGCATACTTACCAATTTCCTGTACCGTCGGTAGCTTACATGTGCGGGTGGCGTAACGTCTATTACAGATCTGCGACTGTaccgtctgctgctgctgctgcagttgctgaTGAGCGGGCGGTGGCGTTGGAACCGGTGGACACGAGGTTAACACACCGGCAAGGTTCGTATGTGCTACAGTAAGATGCTGACTGTACGGGACAGCAGGTTGTATCGGGGGTGACAGTACGGAAGTGGGTCCAGCATCAAGCGGACCGTGCTTAGTCACGGAAGAGCTGACCGTGCTGGTAGGTAACAGCGAAGGTGGCAAATAGTCTCGGTTCATACGCGCCTCTACCTCCCGTATTAGATCCGGGCTTATCACTGCGCATACCACCGCAGCAAATCGAATACGGTAACGAGGAACCGTGTCAAGCAGCGAAATGGTGCAGCGCCACAATTTGTTTTAGGTGTATTGTTTAAGAGCAGCGCGTgtggtttttttatattcgggttttttggaacgtttttataaaaatattttgcgaaCAGCACAAACATTGATGCACATGTTTTCGTTTGAacagaaaaacatatttacaagagaaagaaaaaaaggtgggaaaaaaaggcaaggaaaaaataatataggtgtaaaaataaaacgcaaacgaaactatggaatagtaaaacaaattaaaaactagCATCACGAAACAGGTAattaaaaatcgaaacaaaatatttaaatacgaattggaaaaaatgttacacaataaaaagatttgaaattaaaacatcaaGTGGTAAAACAAGGTTCAATAGCCgcgtgcaaaaaaatttaaaacaaaatataattactaaacaatttgttttcacAGCTAGCAATAGTTTAAGGCCACATGCAAAACACGGTAAAACAATGCCTAAAGTTATTTGTATCAGttttgccaacaaaaaaactaacatcGATCGTGTACGTGtaccaaagaagaaaaaaaacacaactagcGAACGATTGACAACACGTGTTTCGAATCTGAttcgaattttgttttactacagCGCTGTTTGACCCCACTTACCGGGCGGACGTTCCATCACGGTTAGCAAACCGGTACGCCTGGTTCTACCTCCACCGCTGACACCACCGGTGCCGCTAACGGTTCCCGTCGTGGGGGCCGGTGAGTGAGCCTGCGGTGGTTCCATCGGTGACGCATTCCCCGCAGATAGATCATCGGTGCAGCCGACTGTATGACGTTTGGTGCAGCCGCGACCGTGCATATATCTAAAAGCAGAGAATAAAAAGACAATCAGTAAGCCTATCGGTTCGCGACAATCAACAACAATCGGTACACAGCGGCACACTTTTGAAAGCAGCCTTAGCCTTGTTGCACAATTTCCATATCGATTCTACTAGCGCGAAAGGTTCATTATAATACCATCTCCGGTGTTTTATCTATTCTGCTATTCGATACAGTTTGGAGTGCATCATTTACATCCGAAAAGGGCATCGTGCCGTTCGGTTCTGCTTATTATgccgggaaaatggaaattcatGTTCGACCTACATGTGCCACAGGGTGACATAACGCATCAATACACGGAGGATTACAAACGTCGATACGTTCTTATACCGACATCGTGCTACACCTCTGATTATGTGATGCAGTAACGTGACAATACTTCATTTAAGTAAATCCtgttaaaaccttttttttgtttcgctaggaaaaaaaactccattgaTCGATCGAAATTACATAATTTACAACCGTTTTATCCGGTcggttaaaatgttttatctctCTTTAATCTAGTTAAATAAGAGCTTGTCTTATTATAAGCGAGCGAGAACGGTTTATCATCCGATAAGCGATCCATTTTCCTTTATCACAACGTGCGTACGTACATCAGTTCTATTCACTTCTAAACTCGTGCCCCACTCGCTTGCAAATATGCAATAGAGCATAAAGGACAGCTCGAGAGGAAAAAACGCCTTTTACGCACAATATCTCCACTGCATGGTAAATCGGTAACCCTCCGTTAGGACACGGTACAGccaaaaaggcaaagaaagacaaaaaacaaacaaaacgcacgcAACGCGTCACGAACAAATGCTTCCGATAGGAAGCACCGTCTAAACAAAGTCCGCAAACAGTCtgtgtgttttgatttttgaaacgtACGCGCGTACCGAAAAGGGGGGATacacttttccttttgcacacACAATTGTATCCAACTGACGAGGTTTgatctaagaaaaaaaaacacgcacattCGGTACATCTCTGACGCATTTTTGATCAGTCAAGGTAGAAGTAATAAGCGAAAAATGACGAATGATACTTTATCGCGCCATTACATCATGCATACGGTGTTTCATAACCGGATAATACCACCTAAGTGGTCAAATTCTTCATTCTTTCTCTGTTTCTCTTATGATTTGTGTATCCGTACCTCTGTATTTCATCGTTCGAATCGTCTGTTCCTTCACTGTTGGGTGTCTGAAGCATCACGTGGTCCATCATGATCGTGGAACTGTTTACACCGGGGCTAATCGGTCCTAGGGTGGAAGCGCCAGCCGGTACCAGCACCGAACCATCAACtgcttgctgttgttgttgctgctgctgctgttgctgttgttgctgttgctgctgctgctgctgatggtgttgATCGTGGAAGTTAGTAGATGACGAAGGATAGTAGATTTGCAGATTTGCTCCACCATCGGAGGCCCGTCGTCCAAAGGAGCTCGCTAGTAATGTTTGGAGGGAAAGAAAagtaacataaacaaacaattcagCATCGCTGGGTAATGTTAACGACCCGC
The DNA window shown above is from Anopheles funestus chromosome 3RL, idAnoFuneDA-416_04, whole genome shotgun sequence and carries:
- the LOC125771934 gene encoding uncharacterized protein LOC125771934 isoform X1, whose translation is MTESFSPAFGGIGMAAIKQQQLQQQQQQQQQQQQQQQQQHLHHHPHQGAMSIEKLVRVGYYELEKTIGKGNFAVVKLASNVITNSKVAIKIIDKTCLDEENLAKTFREISILKMLHHPHITRLYEVMESRNKIYLVTEHAAQGEIFDHLVANGRMREEEAARIFSQIVAAVDYCHRKGIVHRDLKAENVLLDTEMNVKLADFGFSNTFIEGQPLRTWCGSPPYAAPEVFQGVEYDGPKSDIWSLGVVLYVLVCGALPFDGTTLHDLRSVVVAGKFRIPFFMSQECEQLIRHMLVVEPERRYTLKQIAHHRWLEQYNSIPMLEAGDYGGAVGQPQREAEILDTVVMTHMLQLPGLTADMIAQSVHGSRFDHIYAIYNLLVDKLRQKRKEKGRLQHHASLAYSRSRKTSITTGVVDRTEVIKNDSLERLSPLTSVGSTILNISSGLAGTEDLEKYDLDAVTSTATTPTTAPPGTSGTVKSSETSATGDHYLFPPGCANGTVGAGGNTRRHTVGPGDVAHEQVLVNPNVVPISFKIGGGVHEPSIPPTPNVPINIPSLQNQPIHNLTIKDQHLLKPPTVMGATSSFGRRASDGGANLQIYYPSSSTNFHDQHHQQQQQQQQQQQQQQQQQQQQAVDGSVLVPAGASTLGPISPGVNSSTIMMDHVMLQTPNSEGTDDSNDEIQRYMHGRGCTKRHTVGCTDDLSAGNASPMEPPQAHSPAPTTGTVSGTGGVSGGGRTRRTGLLTVMERPPVISPDLIREVEARMNRDYLPPSLLPTSTVSSSVTKHGPLDAGPTSVLSPPIQPAVPYSQHLTVAHTNLAGVLTSCPPVPTPPPAHQQLQQQQQTVQSQICNRRYATRTCKLPTVQEIGRYSPVRRASEGSRITSQFQGPFQECQQLQKGLHAAAIAASQQRNNLLITPSPPLADNSVSLPGSPMHCKAFMDDRTTYPDITVPHDVLLSLVPGLEKLVQENRLQIETANSILNTRTMPYEVGHQLGLVRSGTTGGTVGGGGTGGTGIMGGTLDVGMNLLQLQHSQSVSPLNATLRHGGGGAAGSGYPVPGRPTGFPMGGMQPSYIAGGAGVGTTFGPYGNPYGFPNLMAPGGMSTMNASSTGMCHLSGLEYAGSNSNSGCPSPVYYASGCSSPILPGPPASIVSGCSGTMGAGSTSAGTASGGAASPMHQITRGLSTLNTGGGGGSSSGGIAAGGGGGGTPGGGGAVGSITMAGGSITRGTSSAVTPFPSVACNEPLDLSMDIVNSVEIDFTGRIVAGCYSGATTPVNYFDPKNYGLLPPPPPQTMRISATPPTSPNNLCIIQEEHSTATTTVAGAPFKSHSANGSPEDLSFQHTHPQICLTDVQGSEITLVALSDSSHGDSDDSLNCPTGSSATTSGLGFSGLLITEPTSDMPSITRGVGRKASLDTENNSSATTTSAKLDTSDISESYVRRGSDKSLGFSDDSLSNDSNHSNLSPSQEPSAASSGFKSADSNSEQDGARLSPDSLCDGAKSSDECYELPLPQECSSLDSARILEMVKRTLDSTMPPKGCVYGVAGGYGCKVSGSDPNSSRSSVAIGIGGDDRSGSVTGADGATGSGRNNSGTDGRSNLSLEFSGGLQIELQVYEGRNSKDSNTSKGIKLRRISGDQYEYGKLCQQLITSLTV
- the LOC125771934 gene encoding mucin-19 isoform X2 — translated: MTESFSPAFGGIGMAAIKQQQLQQQQQQQQQQQQQQQQQHLHHHPHQGAMSIEKLVRVGYYELEKTIGKGNFAVVKLASNVITNSKVAIKIIDKTCLDEENLAKTFREISILKMLHHPHITRLYEVMESRNKIYLVTEHAAQGEIFDHLVANGRMREEEAARIFSQIVAAVDYCHRKGIVHRDLKAENVLLDTEMNVKLADFGFSNTFIEGQPLRTWCGSPPYAAPEVFQGVEYDGPKSDIWSLGVVLYVLVCGALPFDGTTLHDLRSVVVAGKFRIPFFMSQECEQLIRHMLVVEPERRYTLKQIAHHRWLEQYNSIPMLEAGDYGGAVGQPQREAEILDTVVMTHMLQLPGLTADMIAQSVHGSRFDHIYAIYNLLVDKLRQKRKEKGRLQHHASLAYSRSRKTSITTGVVDRTEVIKNDSLERLSPLTSVGSTILNISSGLAGTEDLEKYDLDAVTSTATTPTTAPPGTSGTVKSSETSATGDHYLFPPGCANGTVGAGGNTRRHTVGPGDVAHEQVLVNPNVVPISFKIGGGVHEPSIPPTPNVPINIPSLQNQPIHNLTIKDQHLLKPPTVMGATSSFGRRASDGGANLQIYYPSSSTNFHDQHHQQQQQQQQQQQQQQQQQQQQAVDGSVLVPAGASTLGPISPGVNSSTIMMDHVMLQTPNSEGTDDSNDEIQRYMHGRGCTKRHTVGCTDDLSAGNASPMEPPQAHSPAPTTGTVSGTGGVSGGGRTRRTGLLTVMERPPGRYSPVRRASEGSRITSQFQGPFQECQQLQKGLHAAAIAASQQRNNLLITPSPPLADNSVSLPGSPMHCKAFMDDRTTYPDITVPHDVLLSLVPGLEKLVQENRLQIETANSILNTRTMPYEVGHQLGLVRSGTTGGTVGGGGTGGTGIMGGTLDVGMNLLQLQHSQSVSPLNATLRHGGGGAAGSGYPVPGRPTGFPMGGMQPSYIAGGAGVGTTFGPYGNPYGFPNLMAPGGMSTMNASSTGMCHLSGLEYAGSNSNSGCPSPVYYASGCSSPILPGPPASIVSGCSGTMGAGSTSAGTASGGAASPMHQITRGLSTLNTGGGGGSSSGGIAAGGGGGGTPGGGGAVGSITMAGGSITRGTSSAVTPFPSVACNEPLDLSMDIVNSVEIDFTGRIVAGCYSGATTPVNYFDPKNYGLLPPPPPQTMRISATPPTSPNNLCIIQEEHSTATTTVAGAPFKSHSANGSPEDLSFQHTHPQICLTDVQGSEITLVALSDSSHGDSDDSLNCPTGSSATTSGLGFSGLLITEPTSDMPSITRGVGRKASLDTENNSSATTTSAKLDTSDISESYVRRGSDKSLGFSDDSLSNDSNHSNLSPSQEPSAASSGFKSADSNSEQDGARLSPDSLCDGAKSSDECYELPLPQECSSLDSARILEMVKRTLDSTMPPKGCVYGVAGGYGCKVSGSDPNSSRSSVAIGIGGDDRSGSVTGADGATGSGRNNSGTDGRSNLSLEFSGGLQIELQVYEGRNSKDSNTSKGIKLRRISGDQYEYGKLCQQLITSLTV